From Pandoraea vervacti, the proteins below share one genomic window:
- a CDS encoding tetratricopeptide repeat protein, producing MSEKDELMAEAFAHLEAGDPETALEIGKRLESMQYSGAYEVQAMAYADLDDVEQAIAVLEAGVAHAPGVWLLWQLLGNYRSDLGRFPAAIEAYEAAANCAPDEDLVIVDFNHANALARQGNFAAAQTQLDRTFESPHLAQAGRAFIENAIALRMHLFVAQGEPKAAIATYEALAKQEHDEEGSNVSMADVLAELSHAYKQTGDNAKAMTTALEAVQHYKWSDAALWALRAARDEQSETARAMHLIVEGQWYEPLEDEDPDGPAPEFVTTYDVVAENEEEALRLIAECEPPQVRESLRIAETHPIENDDGASATAFKGVYATGDYHMYQPGEEGDLLDD from the coding sequence ATGTCCGAGAAAGACGAATTGATGGCGGAAGCCTTCGCCCACCTGGAAGCCGGCGATCCCGAAACGGCCCTGGAAATCGGCAAACGGCTGGAGTCGATGCAGTACTCGGGCGCCTATGAGGTTCAGGCGATGGCCTACGCCGACCTGGACGACGTCGAGCAGGCCATCGCCGTGCTCGAAGCCGGCGTCGCCCATGCCCCCGGCGTCTGGCTGCTTTGGCAGTTGCTCGGCAACTACCGCTCCGATCTGGGACGCTTTCCCGCCGCCATCGAAGCCTACGAGGCTGCCGCGAACTGCGCGCCTGACGAAGACCTCGTCATCGTCGATTTCAATCACGCCAACGCCCTCGCGCGACAGGGAAATTTCGCTGCGGCACAGACCCAGCTCGACCGTACGTTCGAAAGCCCGCACCTCGCGCAAGCCGGGCGCGCCTTCATCGAGAACGCCATCGCGCTGCGCATGCATCTCTTCGTTGCACAGGGCGAGCCGAAGGCCGCCATTGCTACTTACGAGGCGCTGGCAAAGCAGGAACACGACGAAGAAGGCAGCAACGTCTCGATGGCCGACGTGCTCGCCGAACTCTCGCACGCCTACAAGCAAACGGGCGACAACGCCAAAGCCATGACCACGGCGCTGGAAGCCGTGCAGCACTACAAGTGGAGCGATGCCGCCCTGTGGGCGCTGCGCGCCGCGCGTGATGAGCAGTCGGAAACCGCGCGCGCCATGCATCTGATCGTGGAGGGCCAATGGTATGAGCCATTGGAAGACGAAGATCCGGACGGCCCCGCCCCCGAATTCGTTACCACGTACGATGTCGTCGCCGAGAACGAAGAAGAAGCGCTGCGCCTGATCGCCGAATGCGAGCCGCCGCAAGTACGCGAATCGCTGCGCATCGCCGAGACGCATCCCATCGAAAACGACGACGGCGCATCCGCCACCGCCTTCAAGGGTGTCTATGCCACTGGCGACTACCACATGTATCAACCGGGCGAGGAAGGCGACCTGCTTGACGATTGA
- a CDS encoding IS3 family transposase (programmed frameshift) — MTKYDEAFKRRAVREYLDGGRGSRHVSQKYGVGCTVLRRWVNAYREHGDAGLRKKHETYSAEFKMSVLQHMWHHELSYQRTCAVFDLREGNSVSRWERQYHEGGFEALKPRRKGRPPKMSQPKQPPQPTTPGDERAREDLLKEIEYLRAEVAYLKKLDGTAPGQGADSAKEKAQAVSTLRERHPLGALLKIAGLARSTFYYQMTVAKAGDRHSELKAKIAQVFAYHKGRYGYRRVTAALRQDGTSVNHKTVQRLMALLRLKSLVRPKKYRSYRGEIGRIAPNLLARQFEAKRPNEKWVTDVTEFNVDGKKLYLSPVLDLYNGEIVAWQTSERPDFALIQGMLDKAFVRLAEGQAPMLHSDQGWAYQMRAYRERLAARGISQSMSRKGNCLDNAAMESFFGTLKSECFRLAHFDSVDQLRRAISEYIRYYNHDRIKLKLKGLSPVQYRTQPLAA; from the exons ATGACGAAGTACGACGAGGCGTTCAAGCGCCGTGCAGTTCGTGAATATCTAGACGGTGGGCGTGGCAGCCGGCATGTAAGCCAGAAGTACGGTGTTGGTTGTACGGTGCTACGGCGTTGGGTGAATGCTTATCGTGAGCATGGCGACGCAGGGCTTCGCAAGAAGCACGAAACCTATAGTGCCGAGTTCAAGATGTCGGTGCTCCAGCACATGTGGCATCACGAGCTGTCGTACCAGCGGACATGCGCGGTGTTCGATTTACGCGAAGGCAATAGTGTCAGCCGTTGGGAGCGCCAGTATCATGAGGGTGGTTTCGAAGCTCTCAAGCCTCGCCGTAAAGGCCGGCCACCCAAGATGTCCCAACCCAAACAGCCACCCCAGCCGACGACGCCCGGCGACGAGCGTGCGCGTGAAGACCTGCTCAAAGAAATCGAATACCTGCGCGCGGAGGTGGCGTACCTAAAAAAGTTGGACG GAACTGCTCCGGGCCAAGGAGCAGACAGCGCCAAAGAAAAAGCGCAAGCGGTGAGCACATTGCGTGAGCGTCACCCGCTCGGGGCACTGTTAAAGATTGCTGGCTTAGCGCGTAGCACGTTCTATTACCAGATGACGGTGGCTAAGGCCGGAGATCGTCATAGCGAGCTCAAGGCGAAGATCGCGCAGGTCTTTGCGTACCACAAGGGTCGCTACGGCTACCGCCGCGTGACAGCCGCGCTGCGCCAGGACGGTACTTCCGTGAATCACAAGACGGTGCAACGCTTGATGGCACTACTGCGGCTCAAGTCGCTTGTGCGCCCTAAGAAGTACCGCTCCTATCGGGGAGAGATCGGGCGTATCGCGCCGAATCTACTGGCTCGTCAATTCGAGGCCAAACGACCCAACGAGAAATGGGTGACGGATGTCACGGAATTCAACGTTGACGGTAAGAAGCTATATTTGTCCCCGGTTTTAGATCTCTACAACGGCGAGATCGTAGCTTGGCAGACCAGTGAGCGGCCTGATTTTGCACTCATCCAAGGCATGCTGGACAAGGCCTTTGTGCGTTTGGCCGAGGGCCAAGCGCCAATGCTTCATTCCGACCAGGGCTGGGCTTATCAAATGCGGGCATATCGCGAACGGCTTGCCGCACGGGGCATCTCACAGAGCATGTCTCGCAAAGGCAATTGTCTGGATAATGCCGCCATGGAGAGCTTTTTCGGCACGCTCAAATCCGAGTGCTTTCGCCTGGCGCATTTTGACAGCGTTGATCAACTACGCCGAGCGATTTCCGAGTACATCCGTTATTACAACCACGATCGCATCAAGCTCAAGCTAAAAGGGCTGAGTCCCGTGCAGTACAGAACCCAGCCCTTAGCGGCATAA
- a CDS encoding patatin-like phospholipase family protein → MATTPRKSDSPRRSRSLIPSLTSVTTISAVAVLAGCASAPPMDSGNAPVTSSTTPPLVTQTPAVPAAPITPPRVVRPLKIGLALGGGAARGFAHVGVIKALEARGIHADIVVGTSAGSVVGAMYASGLNGFQLNRLASTMDEASISDWTMPFRSRGMLRGEALQSYVNKVLKDRTIEQMPRQLGIVATDLQSGAPILFRRGNTGQAVRASSSVPGVFEPVHIGNRDYVDGGLVAPVPAEYARQMGADFVIAVDISANPTAQATQGQFDILMQTFTIMGQSIKQYELEKNADVVIRPSLAKMAASDFQGRNRAILAGEEAVAKAWPDIQRKLAEAQTDAARGAAQAAR, encoded by the coding sequence ATGGCGACGACACCCCGCAAGTCCGACAGCCCTCGTCGCTCCCGCAGCCTCATTCCATCGCTCACCTCGGTGACAACGATCTCCGCTGTGGCCGTGCTCGCCGGATGTGCAAGCGCGCCACCCATGGACTCGGGCAATGCACCGGTCACTTCATCGACGACCCCGCCGCTGGTCACGCAAACGCCAGCCGTACCTGCCGCACCGATAACACCCCCAAGGGTCGTCCGCCCGCTGAAGATCGGCCTCGCACTGGGCGGCGGCGCCGCACGCGGATTCGCGCACGTTGGCGTGATCAAGGCGCTTGAAGCGCGCGGCATTCATGCAGACATCGTTGTCGGCACCAGCGCGGGCAGTGTCGTGGGCGCCATGTACGCCTCCGGCCTGAACGGTTTTCAGCTCAACCGCCTCGCGTCGACGATGGACGAGGCGTCGATCAGCGACTGGACGATGCCTTTCCGCTCGCGCGGCATGCTGCGCGGCGAAGCGCTCCAGTCATACGTCAACAAGGTGCTCAAGGACCGCACCATCGAGCAGATGCCGCGTCAATTGGGCATTGTGGCCACCGACCTGCAAAGCGGCGCGCCCATCCTGTTCCGTCGCGGCAATACCGGGCAGGCCGTGCGTGCGTCGAGCAGCGTGCCAGGCGTGTTCGAACCCGTCCACATTGGGAATCGCGATTACGTGGACGGCGGCCTCGTCGCCCCCGTGCCGGCGGAGTATGCCCGGCAGATGGGGGCAGATTTCGTGATTGCCGTCGACATCTCGGCCAACCCGACCGCACAGGCGACACAGGGTCAGTTCGACATCCTGATGCAGACGTTCACGATCATGGGCCAGTCGATCAAGCAGTACGAACTGGAGAAAAATGCGGACGTGGTGATTCGCCCGTCGCTGGCAAAAATGGCCGCCTCGGACTTCCAGGGTCGCAACCGGGCAATTCTGGCTGGCGAGGAAGCGGTCGCAAAAGCGTGGCCGGACATCCAGCGCAAACTGGCCGAGGCCCAGACGGACGCCGCGCGTGGCGCAGCGCAGGCCGCGCGCTGA
- the rho gene encoding transcription termination factor Rho, protein MHLSELKSQHVSELLEMANGLEIENANRLRKQELMFAILKKRAKSGETIFGDGTLEVLPDGFGFLRSPETSYLASTDDIYISPSQIRRFNLHTGDTIEGEVRTPKDGERYFALVKVDKVNGHPPEASKHKIMFENLTPLHPNKPLLLERDIRGEENVTGRIIDMIAPIGKGQRGLLVASPKSGKTVMLQHIAHAITANHPEAKLFVLLIDERPEEVTEMQRSVRGEVIASTFDEPATRHVQVAEMVIEKAKRLIEMKEDVVILLDSITRLARAYNTVIPASGKVLTGGVDANALQRPKRFFGAARNVEEGGSLTIIATALIETGSRMDDVIYEEFKGTGNMEVHLERRLAEKRVYPSINLNKSGTRREELLIKPEILQKIWVLRKLIYDMDEAEAMEFLLGKIKQTKNNAEFFDLMRRGG, encoded by the coding sequence ATGCATTTATCCGAACTAAAGTCCCAGCACGTCTCCGAGCTGCTAGAAATGGCGAACGGTCTCGAAATCGAGAACGCCAACCGTCTTCGCAAGCAGGAGCTGATGTTCGCCATTCTGAAGAAGCGCGCAAAGTCCGGCGAAACCATCTTTGGCGACGGTACGCTCGAAGTGCTGCCGGACGGCTTCGGTTTCCTGCGCTCGCCTGAAACGTCGTATCTGGCCAGCACGGACGACATCTATATCAGCCCGTCGCAGATCCGCCGCTTCAACCTGCATACCGGCGACACGATCGAAGGGGAAGTGCGTACGCCGAAGGACGGCGAGCGTTATTTCGCGCTGGTGAAGGTCGACAAAGTCAACGGTCACCCGCCCGAGGCCTCGAAACATAAGATCATGTTCGAGAACCTCACGCCGCTGCACCCGAACAAGCCGCTGCTGCTCGAGCGCGACATTCGCGGCGAAGAAAACGTGACGGGCCGCATCATCGACATGATCGCCCCGATCGGCAAGGGCCAGCGCGGTCTGCTGGTCGCCTCGCCCAAGTCCGGCAAGACGGTGATGTTGCAGCACATTGCGCACGCCATCACGGCCAACCACCCGGAAGCCAAGCTCTTCGTGCTGCTCATCGACGAGCGTCCGGAAGAAGTGACGGAAATGCAGCGCTCGGTGCGCGGCGAAGTCATCGCGTCGACGTTCGACGAACCGGCAACGCGTCACGTTCAGGTCGCGGAAATGGTGATCGAGAAGGCCAAGCGCCTGATCGAAATGAAGGAAGACGTGGTCATTCTGCTCGACTCGATCACGCGTCTGGCCCGCGCCTACAACACCGTGATCCCGGCATCGGGCAAAGTGCTCACCGGCGGGGTCGACGCCAACGCCCTGCAACGTCCGAAGCGTTTCTTCGGTGCGGCGCGTAACGTCGAAGAAGGCGGCTCGCTCACGATCATCGCTACGGCGCTGATCGAAACCGGCAGCCGCATGGACGACGTGATCTACGAAGAATTCAAGGGCACGGGCAACATGGAAGTGCACCTGGAGCGTCGCCTCGCGGAAAAGCGCGTCTATCCGTCGATCAACCTGAACAAGTCGGGCACGCGCCGCGAAGAGTTGCTCATCAAGCCGGAAATCCTCCAGAAGATCTGGGTGCTGCGCAAGCTCATCTACGATATGGACGAGGCCGAAGCCATGGAATTCCTGCTTGGCAAGATCAAGCAGACGAAGAACAACGCCGAGTTCTTCGACCTGATGCGCCGCGGCGGCTGA
- a CDS encoding Fe(3+) ABC transporter substrate-binding protein: protein MKAKTIGKLARLTVLGSTLAAAFGAQADNGVLNLYSARHYQTDEQLYGTFTKQTGIKINRIEADDAALLERLKSEGAKSPADVILMVDAARLAKADEAGLFQPTKSATLDSRIPAKLHAANTKAGTDWYGFSTRARVIVYNKDKVDPKTVQTYASLAEPSHKGQVCTRSGSHPYMLSLVGALIARDGAPATQKWAEGMVANFARAPRGGDTDQIKAVATGECGVALANSYYYVRMARSDKPEDKALMSKVGFIWPDQAGKGTHVNVAGAGIAKHAPNHANAVKFLEYLASDEAQQYFANGNNEWPAVPTTKLDNPALTSLGEFKAEDVSIGTIAKNLPEAQRILDRAGYK, encoded by the coding sequence ATGAAGGCAAAGACGATCGGCAAACTGGCGCGACTGACGGTGCTCGGCTCGACGCTGGCGGCGGCATTTGGCGCACAGGCGGACAACGGCGTGCTGAACTTGTATTCGGCGCGTCACTATCAGACCGACGAACAGCTTTACGGCACGTTCACGAAGCAAACGGGTATCAAGATCAATCGCATCGAAGCCGATGACGCCGCACTGCTTGAGCGTCTGAAGAGCGAAGGGGCGAAGAGCCCGGCCGACGTCATCCTGATGGTCGATGCGGCGCGTCTGGCAAAGGCTGACGAAGCCGGCCTGTTCCAGCCGACCAAGTCGGCCACGCTCGACTCCCGTATTCCCGCCAAATTGCACGCCGCCAACACGAAGGCAGGCACCGACTGGTATGGCTTCTCCACGCGCGCTCGCGTGATCGTCTACAACAAGGACAAGGTCGATCCGAAAACGGTTCAGACTTACGCGTCGCTCGCCGAGCCGTCGCACAAGGGACAGGTGTGCACGCGCTCGGGCTCGCATCCGTACATGCTCTCGCTGGTTGGGGCGCTGATCGCGCGCGATGGCGCGCCGGCCACGCAGAAGTGGGCCGAAGGCATGGTGGCGAACTTCGCGCGTGCGCCGCGCGGTGGCGATACCGACCAGATCAAGGCCGTGGCGACTGGCGAGTGCGGCGTGGCGCTGGCCAACTCGTACTACTACGTGCGCATGGCGCGCTCGGACAAGCCGGAAGACAAGGCGCTGATGTCGAAGGTCGGCTTCATCTGGCCGGATCAGGCGGGCAAGGGAACGCACGTGAACGTGGCGGGCGCCGGCATCGCCAAACATGCGCCGAACCATGCCAACGCGGTCAAGTTCCTGGAGTACCTGGCGAGCGACGAAGCGCAGCAATACTTCGCCAACGGCAACAACGAATGGCCCGCCGTGCCGACGACCAAGCTGGACAACCCGGCGCTCACGTCGCTGGGCGAGTTCAAGGCGGAGGACGTCTCCATCGGCACCATTGCCAAGAACCTGCCGGAAGCGCAGCGCATTCTCGACCGCGCGGGCTACAAATAA